DNA sequence from the Acidobacteriota bacterium genome:
CCACCGGGTACTCCGAGAGCACCACCTGGACCGTCAGGGCGTTGTAGAGGTTGATCCAGTACGCCATCTGTTCGGCTCGGGAGTAGGCCAACGGATCGAGCCCCTGCAGGTAGTCGAGGTAGTCGCCCAGCTTCGCCGTGTCCGCGGCGCTGGCCGCGATCGCCGCGTAGTCGAACAGGTTGACTCCCATGTCGTCGGTGCCGACGTAGGCGTCCAGAATCTCCTGCCAGGGACCGTGATCGAGCGTCTCGGTACTCGCTTCGTCACTGACGTCCCACCCCGCGATCTCCTTCGACTCCGGAGCGCCACAGGCCAGGGCCACCGCCATCACCGCCGCCAGGACTGTCAGGTAGCGATTCGTCATGGCTCTTCCCTTCGTATCTCGCCCCGCCGGCGCAGCGCGATGTCGGCGGCCAGTGCCAGGCTGATCAAGCCGAACTCCAGTCCACGGACCCAGAGCGGCTGTTCGTATGGTTGCAACGTGTAGTCGGGCAGATTGAGCCCGGTGATGTAGCTGAGCAGGATCGCTACCGATGCCGTCCACGCCCAGACGCTCGGAAAGACTACCGCGAAGGGCAGGAGCCAGAGCAGGTACCAGGGATTGATCACCGGCGACAGCACCAGCAGTACACCGAACAGCCAGTCGCCGCGGGGGATTCCGCGTTCCCTGCCGCGGGTGTAGCGAAGGACGTAAGCGGCCCAGAAGGCGGCGAAGAGCAGCGCGACCACGACCCGCGCCCCGGACGGCGCAAGCGCCGTCTTGAGCAACGCGAACACCGCCGAGTTGAACTCCCAGTCCCGCGCAAAGGTCAGAAGCGAGGTGAGATCAGTACCTCCCATGACCACGAACGGCACGTAGACCGCTGCCGCCGTGGCCACGAAGAGGAGCCAATGCCGGAGCCGGGCGCGCAGCAGGATGAGGGGCGCCAGCACCAGAGCGAACGTCTTGGCCGCTACGGCCAAGCCGAGAAGCGCGGCGGAGATCCACCAGCGGTGGTGCCGTTCCGCGGACCGCGGCCGGTCGTCGGAACCCCCTCGCGTCTGCGGCGAGGACGCGCCAATCGGGTCGCGGGCAACAACGATAGCGGCCAGCAGCAAGCCGACGCCGACGCCGTCCGGATGCGCCGTGAAGGCGATTTCCTTGACCACCAGCGGGCACCACGCGTAGAGGAGCACGTTGCGAGCGGGCGCCAGCCGGAGCAGGAGGACGACGACAGCCAGATCGACGGCGATCAGGATCGCCTGCAGCACGGCGACGCTCGCCGGCTTGATCCAGTACGCGATGAGAAAGACGACCTCCGTGACCGGCGCATAGATGGTCGGCAGCTCCGGGTAGTTCACGCCGTCCAGGACGCCCTGGAACAGCACCGGCACCGCCGGGTCGACGAAGAACTCCTCCGGCGCGGTGCCGTAGGGGGTACCGGCAACCGCGAAGCGGTAGGCGTCCCACAGGTAGCGGTAGAAGTCGTCCTCGTAGAACGGACCGCCGACGAGCCCGGTGAGGCGAAAGGCGATGGCCCAGAACAGCAGGCGGGAGACGGGAAACGGTTCCCCCGCCCTATGAAAGTGAAAGAAAAGGCCGAAGGCCGGCAGGCCCGTCCACGCGGCCAGGACCAAGAACGCCCGCAGGTCGGGCTCGCCGGGCTGACGCGCGAGCAGCGCCAGGGCCGCGTAGCCCAGCGCGCACCAGAGACCGACCCCGTCGACGTACGTCAGCGACCGCCGCGACGGCACCGTCGCAGACTCAGCCAACCCACTCCGTCCAACCGAATCCGCGATGACCGAAGTCGAAGACCCCCGGGTGCAGCAGCTCGGCCAGGATCTCCGCCGACTCGACGACCCGGGGCCCCGGCCGGTTGAAGTACTGGTTGCCGTCGGTCAGGAAGACGCGGCCGCTTCGCACCGCGGATAGATCGGACCAGCCGGGCTGAGCCGCCAGTGGCGGCATCTCGGCCGCGGTACGCGGGATGTCGAAGCCGCAGGGCATGACCGCGATCACGTCGGGATCGGCCTCGATCACCTGCTCGAACTCGAAGTAGCCCGAGTGCCTTCCCGCCTCGCCGAGCATGACCTTGCCGCCGGCGATCTCGACCAGTTCCGGCACCCAGTTCTCCGCGTGCATCAGCGGGTCGATCCACTCGATGCAGGCGATCACGGGTCGTTCGCCAAGCCCGCTCGAGCGCTCGCGGATCGCGTCGAGCCGGGCGGTCAACCCGGCGTTCAGCCGCTCTGCCCGCTCCTGGCGGCCGAGGGCC
Encoded proteins:
- a CDS encoding glycosyltransferase 87 family protein gives rise to the protein MAESATVPSRRSLTYVDGVGLWCALGYAALALLARQPGEPDLRAFLVLAAWTGLPAFGLFFHFHRAGEPFPVSRLLFWAIAFRLTGLVGGPFYEDDFYRYLWDAYRFAVAGTPYGTAPEEFFVDPAVPVLFQGVLDGVNYPELPTIYAPVTEVVFLIAYWIKPASVAVLQAILIAVDLAVVVLLLRLAPARNVLLYAWCPLVVKEIAFTAHPDGVGVGLLLAAIVVARDPIGASSPQTRGGSDDRPRSAERHHRWWISAALLGLAVAAKTFALVLAPLILLRARLRHWLLFVATAAAVYVPFVVMGGTDLTSLLTFARDWEFNSAVFALLKTALAPSGARVVVALLFAAFWAAYVLRYTRGRERGIPRGDWLFGVLLVLSPVINPWYLLWLLPFAVVFPSVWAWTASVAILLSYITGLNLPDYTLQPYEQPLWVRGLEFGLISLALAADIALRRRGEIRREEP
- a CDS encoding cobalamin-binding protein, which gives rise to MTEPRIVSLIASATEIVCALGFADRMVGRSHECDYPQSVGKLPVCSSSKVDVDGSSRAIDDQVRAIVADALSVYRVDAGLLDELAPTVIVTQTQCEVCAVSLKDVEQAVCELVASEPRIVSLAPMALDDVFDDIRTVAGALGRQERAERLNAGLTARLDAIRERSSGLGERPVIACIEWIDPLMHAENWVPELVEIAGGKVMLGEAGRHSGYFEFEQVIEADPDVIAVMPCGFDIPRTAAEMPPLAAQPGWSDLSAVRSGRVFLTDGNQYFNRPGPRVVESAEILAELLHPGVFDFGHRGFGWTEWVG